In a genomic window of Sporosarcina trichiuri:
- the fabD gene encoding ACP S-malonyltransferase, whose translation MTKLAFLFPGQGSQKVGMGTELAADESGRQFFETADSMLGFPLSRLMEEGPQEELTVTYNAQPALLTVGAMAADRLIQAGIRPDYTAGHSLGEYTALYASGALTFEDAVRIVHKRGLFMNEAMPAGEGAMAAILGLDQETLTGVTDAVSAEGKLVQPANLNCPGQIVISGTKEGVDAACTRLKEAGAKRALMLDVSGPFHSELMRPAAGKLGEVLENTDLHDAAVPVIANVTAEPVTDSSEVKRLLIEQLSSPVRWEESVRTMIDAGVTKFIECGPGKVLSGLVRKIDRSVSVWPVYDEETLAAVIEAAKEWD comes from the coding sequence ATGACGAAACTAGCATTCTTATTTCCCGGACAAGGGTCCCAGAAAGTCGGGATGGGAACGGAATTGGCTGCGGACGAGAGCGGGCGGCAATTTTTCGAGACAGCAGACTCAATGCTCGGGTTCCCGCTGAGCAGACTGATGGAAGAGGGGCCTCAGGAAGAATTGACGGTAACGTATAATGCACAGCCTGCACTCCTGACGGTCGGCGCGATGGCAGCAGACCGTCTGATCCAGGCGGGGATCCGTCCTGACTATACGGCAGGACACAGCCTGGGCGAGTACACAGCATTGTATGCCTCGGGTGCCCTGACGTTCGAAGACGCCGTGCGGATCGTACATAAACGCGGCCTGTTCATGAATGAAGCGATGCCGGCGGGAGAAGGCGCGATGGCAGCAATCCTGGGCCTCGATCAGGAGACGCTGACCGGTGTGACGGATGCCGTCAGTGCGGAAGGGAAACTCGTCCAGCCGGCGAATTTGAACTGTCCGGGGCAGATTGTCATCTCTGGCACGAAGGAAGGCGTGGACGCGGCCTGCACCCGTCTGAAGGAAGCCGGTGCGAAACGTGCGCTGATGCTCGATGTCAGCGGGCCGTTCCATTCCGAACTCATGCGTCCCGCAGCAGGGAAGCTCGGGGAAGTGCTCGAAAACACAGACCTGCACGACGCGGCTGTTCCTGTCATCGCAAATGTGACGGCGGAGCCGGTGACGGACAGCAGTGAAGTGAAACGGCTGCTGATCGAACAGCTGTCTTCCCCGGTGCGCTGGGAGGAGTCCGTACGCACAATGATAGATGCCGGCGTAACCAAATTCATCGAATGCGGTCCCGGCAAAGTGCTGAGCGGGCTGGTCCGCAAGATCGACCGGTCGGTATCCGTCTGGCCGGTGTATGACGAAGAGACACTGGCGGCTGTCATCGAAGCGGCAAAGGAGTGGGACTGA
- the plsX gene encoding phosphate acyltransferase PlsX yields the protein MRIAVDAMGGDNAPEEIIAGALQSLKDYEDIHIELFGDREKMAPYLEDHDRLTVTHCSEVIGPDDEPVRAVRRKKDASMVKMAEAVKEGRADACVSAGNTGALMAAGLFIVGRIQGIERPALAPTLPTLGGEGFVLLDVGANAEAKPSHLVQYAIMGSIYAEKVRGIRNPRVGLLNIGTEEGKGNDLTKAAFEELKMAPLNFVGNVEARDLLTGTADVAVTDGFTGNMVLKTIEGTAAGLFSMLKDVFASSLKSKISAALVKDELRGLKHQMDYTEYGGAGLFGLNSPVIKAHGSSNANALKNAIRQARTMAEHRVTDTIRETIVEEEA from the coding sequence ATGAGAATAGCTGTAGATGCAATGGGCGGTGATAATGCCCCTGAGGAAATTATCGCAGGGGCACTGCAGAGCCTGAAAGACTACGAGGATATACATATTGAACTTTTCGGGGACCGGGAGAAGATGGCTCCGTACCTGGAAGACCATGACCGGCTGACGGTCACACACTGCAGCGAAGTGATCGGACCGGACGATGAGCCGGTACGCGCCGTGCGGAGGAAGAAAGATGCCTCCATGGTCAAGATGGCGGAAGCGGTGAAAGAAGGCAGGGCGGACGCCTGTGTCTCCGCAGGCAATACTGGCGCTTTGATGGCGGCAGGCCTGTTCATCGTCGGCCGCATCCAAGGGATCGAACGTCCCGCATTGGCACCGACCCTTCCGACGCTTGGCGGAGAAGGGTTTGTCCTGCTGGACGTCGGTGCCAATGCCGAAGCAAAGCCATCCCACCTCGTGCAGTACGCGATCATGGGCAGTATTTACGCGGAGAAAGTCCGGGGAATCCGGAACCCGCGTGTCGGCCTGCTGAACATAGGAACGGAAGAAGGAAAAGGGAACGACCTGACAAAGGCCGCGTTCGAGGAATTGAAGATGGCCCCTTTGAATTTTGTCGGCAACGTCGAAGCGCGTGATCTCCTGACAGGCACGGCAGATGTCGCCGTGACGGACGGATTCACCGGTAATATGGTGCTGAAGACGATCGAGGGCACTGCGGCCGGGCTGTTTTCGATGCTGAAGGACGTGTTCGCGTCTTCATTGAAATCCAAGATCTCGGCAGCTCTCGTCAAAGATGAGCTGCGGGGATTAAAGCACCAGATGGACTATACAGAATACGGTGGTGCCGGATTGTTCGGCCTGAACTCACCGGTCATCAAAGCGCATGGCTCATCCAATGCCAATGCTTTGAAAAACGCAATACGGCAGGCACGCACGATGGCTGAACACCGTGTGACTGATACAATACGCGAAACGATTGTCGAGGAGGAAGCATGA
- the fapR gene encoding transcription factor FapR, whose amino-acid sequence MRLQKKDRQQELQQLLETTPFLTDEEIAQHFSVSVQTIRLDRLECGIPELRERLRSAAAETIAGKVKALEQDEVIGEIIDIELDSRAISILDITAAHVFQKSGIARGHHLFAQANSLAVAVLDDELALTAKSVLHFVKPVKAGDRVIARAAVRSRSGSRAVVDVDSTVGEETVFSGEFQMYRSTAADKEDAK is encoded by the coding sequence TTGCGTTTACAGAAAAAGGACCGTCAGCAGGAGCTTCAGCAGCTGCTTGAAACAACCCCCTTCCTGACGGATGAAGAGATTGCACAGCATTTCAGCGTCAGTGTCCAGACCATCCGGCTGGACCGGCTGGAGTGCGGGATCCCGGAACTGCGGGAACGTCTCCGGTCGGCGGCAGCCGAAACGATTGCCGGGAAAGTGAAGGCGCTGGAACAGGACGAGGTCATCGGGGAGATCATCGATATCGAACTGGACAGCAGAGCGATATCGATCTTGGATATCACGGCTGCGCATGTATTCCAGAAAAGCGGTATCGCACGCGGTCATCATCTGTTCGCACAGGCCAATTCCCTGGCAGTCGCCGTGCTGGACGATGAGCTGGCACTTACCGCGAAATCTGTTCTCCATTTCGTCAAGCCGGTGAAAGCGGGCGACCGGGTCATCGCGCGGGCGGCAGTCCGGAGCCGCAGCGGCAGCCGGGCCGTTGTCGACGTCGATTCCACTGTCGGGGAAGAGACTGTATTCAGCGGGGAATTTCAGATGTACCGTTCGACCGCGGCGGACAAGGAGGATGCCAAATGA
- the recG gene encoding ATP-dependent DNA helicase RecG, which yields MTQSLSDPVTSLKGIGKTAGEQLASLGIETIEQLVLTFPYRHEDFRLKDLAETPHGERLTIEGRVESVPSVLFTGSRKSRLQIQLLVGPHLVKAVFFNQHYLKERLNPGQIITVTGKWDRGRQLINVSNFKDGPKIGQADFEPVYSLKGVVKQPTFRRWMRLALDEIEGSMPETLPASLLTAYKLPTLAETLEMVHFPTAPDDVKHARRRVVYEELLHFQLKMAALKKVRKAAGKGTPIGYDIEKLKQFIATLPFELTGAQKRVVNELCAELKSPLRMNRLLQGDVGSGKTVVAAITLYAAITAGYQGALMAPTEILAEQHAETLAGWLEPAGVSVAFLTGSTKGKARRDILGRLAAGEVDLLIGTHALIQPDVDFRKLGLVITDEQHRFGVEQRRILRDKGEHPDVLFMTATPIPRTLAITAFGEMDVSLLDEMPAGRKEIETHWLKEESLSPVLRRMEKELQAGRQAYVICPLIEESDTLDVQNAVDVFGQLSAYFAGRYTVGLMHGRLHADEKEQIMRDFSEGKIDCLVSTTVVEVGVNVPNATFMLIYDATRFGLAQLHQLRGRVGRGADQSYCVLLADPKTEEGKERMMTMAETNDGFLLAEKDLELRGSGDFFGKKQSGLPEFKMADLVHDYRALETARQDAERLLATDEFWNDADYAGLRRTVEESGVLESERID from the coding sequence GTGACACAGTCACTAAGTGATCCTGTCACTTCACTGAAAGGGATCGGGAAGACGGCCGGTGAACAGCTGGCTTCGCTCGGGATCGAAACAATCGAACAGCTGGTGCTGACATTCCCTTACCGGCATGAGGATTTCAGGCTGAAAGATCTGGCTGAAACGCCTCACGGGGAACGGCTCACGATAGAAGGACGGGTGGAGAGTGTTCCATCCGTCCTCTTTACCGGCAGCAGGAAATCACGGCTGCAGATCCAGCTGCTGGTCGGACCGCATCTGGTGAAAGCGGTCTTCTTCAACCAGCATTACCTGAAAGAGAGGCTGAATCCGGGACAGATCATTACGGTCACCGGGAAATGGGACCGCGGCCGGCAGCTCATCAATGTCAGCAATTTCAAGGATGGTCCGAAAATCGGACAGGCTGATTTTGAACCGGTGTACAGTCTGAAAGGTGTCGTCAAGCAGCCGACATTCAGGCGGTGGATGCGCCTGGCGCTCGACGAGATCGAAGGCAGCATGCCCGAAACGCTGCCCGCCTCCCTGCTTACGGCCTACAAGCTGCCGACGCTCGCTGAGACGCTCGAGATGGTGCATTTCCCGACCGCGCCTGATGATGTGAAACATGCCCGAAGGCGCGTTGTCTACGAAGAGCTCCTCCATTTCCAGCTGAAGATGGCCGCCTTGAAAAAAGTGCGGAAAGCCGCCGGGAAAGGGACGCCGATCGGATACGATATCGAGAAACTCAAGCAGTTCATCGCCACGCTGCCGTTTGAACTGACAGGCGCCCAGAAGCGGGTCGTCAATGAACTGTGCGCGGAATTGAAAAGCCCGCTCCGCATGAACCGGCTGCTTCAGGGCGATGTCGGGTCCGGAAAGACGGTCGTTGCTGCCATCACACTGTATGCGGCCATCACTGCAGGCTACCAGGGGGCCCTGATGGCGCCGACCGAAATATTGGCGGAACAGCATGCGGAGACTTTAGCCGGCTGGCTGGAACCCGCGGGTGTCTCTGTCGCTTTCCTGACAGGTTCGACAAAAGGGAAGGCGCGTCGTGACATCCTCGGACGATTGGCGGCAGGTGAAGTGGATCTTCTGATCGGCACCCATGCGCTCATCCAGCCGGACGTCGATTTCAGGAAACTCGGACTTGTCATCACGGATGAACAGCACAGATTCGGTGTCGAACAGCGCCGCATCCTGCGTGACAAAGGGGAGCATCCTGATGTGCTGTTCATGACAGCGACACCGATCCCGAGGACGCTGGCCATCACGGCCTTCGGAGAAATGGATGTCTCCCTGCTCGACGAAATGCCGGCAGGCCGCAAGGAGATCGAGACCCACTGGCTGAAAGAAGAGTCACTGTCACCCGTGCTGCGGCGGATGGAGAAGGAACTGCAGGCAGGGCGGCAGGCATACGTAATCTGCCCGCTAATCGAAGAATCCGACACACTGGACGTACAGAATGCGGTCGACGTATTCGGGCAGCTTTCGGCTTATTTTGCAGGCCGTTATACTGTCGGACTCATGCATGGCCGGCTGCATGCCGATGAAAAAGAACAGATCATGCGGGATTTCAGCGAGGGGAAGATCGACTGCCTCGTCTCGACGACAGTCGTCGAAGTCGGCGTGAATGTACCGAATGCGACATTCATGCTCATTTACGATGCGACCCGTTTCGGTCTTGCTCAGCTCCATCAGCTCCGCGGACGTGTCGGACGCGGTGCGGACCAGTCCTACTGCGTGCTGCTCGCGGACCCGAAGACGGAAGAGGGAAAAGAGCGGATGATGACAATGGCCGAGACGAACGACGGATTCCTGCTTGCGGAAAAAGACCTGGAGCTCCGGGGTTCCGGTGATTTCTTCGGCAAGAAACAGAGCGGCCTGCCGGAATTCAAGATGGCCGATCTCGTCCACGATTATCGGGCGCTGGAAACAGCAAGACAGGATGCCGAACGGCTGCTTGCGACCGATGAATTCTGGAACGATGCCGATTACGCCGGCTTACGGAGAACGGTGGAGGAATCCGGAGTGCTTGAGAGTGAGCGTATCGACTGA
- the sdaAA gene encoding L-serine ammonia-lyase, iron-sulfur-dependent, subunit alpha, whose product MDILFSTVKELVEVAEKEQQPISEIMIRQEMLLTRRSREEIFAQMENNLAVMESSVEEGLKGVHSKSGLTGGDAVLIQEYMKTGKALSGELLLDAVSKAVATNEVNAAMGMICATPTAGAAGIVPGTLFAVKNKLNPTHEQMVNYLFTTGAFGFIVANNASISGAAGGCQAETGSAASMAAAAIVEMAGGTPQQSAEAFSIVMKNMLGLVCDPVAGLVEVPCVKRNAMGAAKALVGADMALAGVVSVIPTDEVIEAMHKIGQSMPSALRETAKGGLAATPTGKALEAEIFGKDKEARDTVTK is encoded by the coding sequence ATGGATATTTTGTTTTCAACAGTGAAGGAATTGGTGGAAGTTGCTGAGAAGGAACAGCAGCCGATCTCGGAGATCATGATCCGGCAGGAGATGCTCCTGACACGCCGTTCACGTGAAGAGATTTTCGCTCAGATGGAGAACAACCTGGCAGTCATGGAAAGTTCGGTCGAAGAAGGGCTGAAAGGCGTCCATTCCAAGTCGGGGCTCACCGGCGGGGATGCTGTACTTATTCAGGAGTATATGAAAACCGGCAAGGCCCTCTCAGGTGAACTGCTGCTCGATGCGGTCAGCAAGGCTGTCGCGACGAATGAAGTCAATGCAGCGATGGGCATGATCTGTGCAACCCCGACTGCCGGCGCGGCAGGGATTGTGCCGGGCACTCTGTTCGCAGTGAAGAATAAGCTGAATCCGACGCATGAGCAGATGGTGAACTATTTGTTCACGACAGGGGCGTTCGGCTTCATCGTCGCGAACAATGCGTCGATCTCCGGCGCTGCAGGAGGATGCCAGGCAGAGACGGGTTCAGCTGCGTCCATGGCGGCCGCAGCGATTGTCGAAATGGCGGGCGGCACGCCGCAGCAGAGCGCGGAAGCCTTCTCGATCGTCATGAAGAACATGCTCGGTCTCGTCTGTGACCCTGTCGCAGGGCTCGTCGAAGTGCCGTGTGTGAAGAGGAATGCGATGGGGGCAGCCAAAGCGCTCGTCGGTGCGGATATGGCGCTCGCAGGCGTCGTCAGTGTGATCCCGACGGACGAAGTCATTGAAGCGATGCATAAGATCGGCCAGTCCATGCCATCCGCCCTCCGCGAAACGGCAAAAGGCGGTCTGGCTGCAACACCGACAGGAAAAGCGCTGGAAGCCGAGATTTTCGGGAAGGACAAGGAAGCCCGTGACACAGTCACTAAGTGA
- the sdaAB gene encoding L-serine ammonia-lyase, iron-sulfur-dependent subunit beta yields the protein MKYRSVFEIIGPVMIGPSSSHTAGAARIGLVARDLFGRQPDWARIHLYGSFAETYKGHGTDVAIIGGLLGYDTFDERIRTAFDDAEELGMSFEFIAEEEEADHPNTAKLVIGDDEGVMELVGISIGGGTMEVVELNGFTLRLSGHFPALLVVHDDRAGVIANVSNAIAAQDMNIAHMEVGRKEKGKMALMVIEVDQVVTDELIEQLRALPNVTQVSTLAN from the coding sequence TTGAAATATAGATCCGTATTTGAAATCATCGGTCCTGTCATGATCGGTCCGTCATCATCCCATACAGCAGGTGCTGCCAGGATCGGACTAGTTGCACGCGATCTGTTCGGCAGGCAGCCGGATTGGGCGCGTATCCATCTGTATGGATCGTTCGCCGAAACCTACAAAGGGCATGGAACGGACGTAGCGATCATCGGCGGCCTGCTCGGATATGATACATTCGACGAACGCATCCGGACAGCTTTCGACGATGCGGAGGAACTCGGCATGTCCTTTGAATTCATCGCAGAAGAGGAAGAGGCGGATCATCCGAACACCGCAAAGCTTGTGATCGGCGATGACGAAGGTGTCATGGAACTGGTCGGCATCTCAATCGGCGGCGGCACAATGGAAGTCGTTGAGCTGAATGGTTTCACACTGCGGCTGTCAGGTCATTTCCCGGCGCTTCTCGTCGTCCATGATGACCGTGCAGGTGTCATCGCAAATGTCTCGAACGCTATTGCCGCCCAGGATATGAATATCGCACATATGGAAGTCGGCAGAAAAGAGAAAGGGAAGATGGCGCTGATGGTCATCGAAGTCGATCAGGTCGTGACCGATGAGCTGATCGAGCAGCTGCGTGCTCTTCCGAACGTCACACAAGTTTCGACATTGGCAAACTGA
- a CDS encoding DAK2 domain-containing protein: protein MKSIDGQKFAEMVQMGAHHLKQNADYVDSLNVFPVPDGDTGTNMNLSMTSGAKETAANSSGHLGRTSQALSKGLLMGARGNSGVILSQLFRGFGKAVEDKETLTAGEFAAALKYGVETAYKAVMKPVEGTILTVAREAAQQAVETAAESDDLIQVMEATVAEAKQSLKRTPDLLPVLKEVGVVDSGGQGLVYVYEGFLASLKGEELPERTVVLSMDELVSAEHHRSVQGFMDTADIQYGYCTEFMVRFEEDKTKDHPFDETQFRQQLSELGDSLLVISDEEIAKVHIHTEDPGDALSYGQTFGSLINIKIENMRQQHMDIVGSPASGNAGKEPAAKHPYAIVTVALGSGIAELLRSIGASYVIEGGQTMNPSTEDIVKAIREVGAERVLILPNNKNIILAAEQAAELAGIEAAVVPTKTVPEGLAAILAFNPEAQVSANAKTMTAAAASVKTGQVTTAVRDTTIDNVSIHKDDYMAIADGKITIATPSLETTMKALIGELITEDDEIVTIIYGEDVSEKEAEEMAAYIEGQSSNVEIELYSGRQPLYPYILSVE from the coding sequence ATGAAGTCGATCGATGGACAGAAGTTTGCGGAAATGGTGCAGATGGGTGCACATCACCTCAAACAGAATGCAGATTATGTAGATTCTTTAAACGTATTCCCGGTGCCGGATGGCGATACAGGGACGAATATGAATTTGTCGATGACCTCCGGGGCGAAAGAGACGGCGGCGAACAGCTCCGGGCACCTCGGCAGGACATCACAGGCGCTGTCGAAAGGACTGCTGATGGGCGCGCGGGGCAACTCAGGTGTCATCCTGTCTCAGCTGTTCAGAGGATTCGGGAAAGCGGTCGAAGATAAGGAGACCCTGACAGCGGGTGAATTTGCCGCTGCTCTTAAGTATGGCGTGGAAACAGCCTATAAAGCGGTCATGAAACCTGTCGAGGGCACGATCCTGACAGTTGCCCGTGAGGCGGCACAGCAAGCTGTGGAAACAGCTGCGGAAAGCGATGACCTGATCCAAGTGATGGAGGCGACAGTCGCTGAAGCGAAACAATCGCTGAAACGGACACCGGATCTGCTCCCTGTCCTGAAGGAAGTCGGCGTTGTCGACAGCGGCGGCCAGGGGCTCGTCTATGTGTACGAAGGATTCCTCGCTTCGCTGAAAGGGGAGGAACTGCCGGAGCGTACAGTTGTCCTGTCGATGGATGAACTTGTCAGTGCAGAGCATCACCGCAGCGTCCAGGGATTCATGGACACGGCGGATATCCAGTATGGCTACTGTACGGAATTCATGGTCCGGTTCGAAGAGGACAAGACGAAAGACCATCCGTTCGATGAAACCCAGTTCAGGCAGCAGCTGAGCGAACTCGGTGATTCGCTGCTGGTCATTTCCGATGAGGAGATCGCAAAAGTACATATCCATACGGAAGACCCGGGTGACGCACTGTCATACGGTCAGACGTTCGGTTCCCTCATCAACATCAAGATCGAAAACATGCGCCAGCAGCATATGGATATCGTCGGCAGCCCGGCGTCCGGAAATGCGGGCAAGGAGCCTGCTGCGAAGCATCCGTATGCCATCGTGACCGTCGCCTTGGGCAGCGGAATCGCTGAATTGCTCAGGAGCATCGGGGCTTCCTATGTCATCGAAGGCGGCCAGACGATGAATCCGTCGACGGAGGACATCGTGAAGGCGATCCGGGAAGTCGGCGCTGAGCGGGTCCTGATCCTGCCGAACAACAAAAACATAATCCTGGCAGCCGAGCAGGCAGCGGAACTTGCGGGCATCGAGGCGGCAGTCGTGCCGACAAAGACGGTCCCTGAAGGGCTGGCGGCAATCCTGGCATTCAATCCGGAAGCGCAGGTCTCCGCGAATGCCAAAACGATGACAGCAGCAGCGGCAAGTGTGAAGACCGGTCAGGTGACGACCGCAGTGCGCGACACGACAATCGACAATGTCTCGATCCATAAGGACGATTATATGGCGATTGCGGACGGTAAGATCACGATTGCGACACCGTCACTTGAAACGACGATGAAAGCCCTGATCGGTGAACTGATTACTGAAGATGACGAAATTGTCACGATCATCTATGGGGAAGACGTGTCGGAGAAGGAAGCGGAAGAGATGGCCGCCTACATCGAAGGGCAGTCCTCCAACGTGGAGATCGAGCTGTACAGCGGCAGGCAGCCATTGTACCCATATATCCTTTCAGTGGAATGA
- a CDS encoding Asp23/Gls24 family envelope stress response protein, with amino-acid sequence MSIQLENDYGKIDITNDVIARVTGEATVECYGVVGMASKHQIRDGLTEILRKENFSRGVIVRNAGADMQIDLYIIVGYGTKITEVAYQVQSKVQYTLKKILGLTIGAVNIYVQGVRVTNL; translated from the coding sequence ATGTCAATTCAATTGGAAAACGATTATGGCAAGATTGATATAACGAATGATGTGATCGCCCGGGTCACCGGTGAAGCTACAGTCGAATGTTATGGTGTTGTCGGCATGGCGTCCAAGCACCAGATTCGGGACGGGCTTACTGAAATATTGCGCAAAGAGAATTTCAGCAGGGGCGTCATCGTAAGAAACGCAGGGGCCGATATGCAGATCGATCTGTACATTATTGTCGGATACGGGACGAAAATCACGGAAGTTGCCTACCAGGTGCAATCCAAAGTGCAGTATACACTGAAAAAAATACTCGGATTGACGATTGGTGCCGTCAATATTTACGTACAGGGCGTTCGTGTAACGAACCTGTGA
- the rpmB gene encoding 50S ribosomal protein L28 encodes MAKECVITGRKARSGNNRSHAMNSSKRTWGANLQKVRILVNGKPKRVWVSARALKSGKVQRV; translated from the coding sequence ATGGCTAAAGAATGTGTAATTACAGGTCGCAAAGCACGCTCGGGGAATAACCGTTCCCACGCAATGAACTCCAGCAAACGTACTTGGGGTGCAAACCTTCAAAAAGTCCGTATTCTTGTAAATGGCAAGCCGAAGCGTGTATGGGTTTCTGCCCGCGCACTCAAATCAGGTAAAGTTCAGCGTGTATAA
- the spoVM gene encoding stage V sporulation protein SpoVM has product MRIYTFTLPKFVSGIVRKCMVVFSKEETAKAKTKPAAASTKKRKKRNEKTPG; this is encoded by the coding sequence TTGCGGATTTATACATTTACATTGCCTAAGTTTGTCAGCGGAATTGTACGGAAGTGCATGGTGGTGTTCTCGAAAGAGGAAACAGCGAAAGCGAAGACGAAACCAGCTGCCGCTTCAACGAAGAAACGGAAAAAACGCAACGAAAAAACGCCGGGCTGA
- a CDS encoding thiamine diphosphokinase, whose translation MKTIIICAGGPEDELIPLAPFAEEDACFIGADRGAVHLLKAGITPAAAIGDFDSVTAEEFAAIEASGCPVDRWPAEKNETDTELALQTALQMDPGRVIITGVTGGRLDHMFSAIQLLGRYAALQTGTELLLANRQNEMRILHAGSSEANRNAAYPYLSFFPLTETVEGLTLRGVKYEVTGETMHFGDTRFTSNEILGPSCTISFRTGICLMVRSSDS comes from the coding sequence GTGAAGACGATCATCATATGTGCAGGAGGGCCGGAGGATGAACTGATTCCTCTGGCTCCTTTTGCAGAAGAGGATGCCTGTTTCATCGGAGCGGACAGGGGAGCTGTCCATCTGCTTAAGGCGGGGATCACGCCGGCGGCGGCTATCGGGGATTTCGATTCAGTGACAGCTGAGGAGTTTGCGGCAATCGAAGCGTCGGGCTGCCCGGTCGACCGCTGGCCCGCAGAGAAGAACGAGACGGATACGGAGCTGGCACTGCAGACGGCTCTCCAAATGGATCCCGGCCGTGTGATCATCACAGGCGTGACCGGCGGCCGTCTGGATCACATGTTTTCGGCCATCCAGCTGCTCGGACGGTATGCAGCCCTGCAGACAGGGACAGAACTGCTGCTGGCCAACCGGCAGAACGAAATGAGGATTCTGCATGCCGGCTCTTCGGAAGCCAACCGCAATGCAGCCTATCCCTATCTGTCATTCTTCCCGCTGACCGAAACCGTCGAAGGGCTGACACTGCGGGGTGTGAAATATGAAGTGACCGGCGAAACGATGCATTTCGGTGACACGCGCTTCACGAGCAATGAAATACTCGGACCGTCCTGTACTATCTCATTCCGCACGGGCATATGTTTAATGGTAAGGAGCTCAGATTCCTGA
- the rpe gene encoding ribulose-phosphate 3-epimerase, giving the protein MIKLAPSILSADFAKLGEEIKEVERGGADWIHVDVMDGHFVPNITIGPLIVEAIRPVTDLPLDVHLMIEEPDRYIEQFAKAGADYITVHVEACRHLHRTVQLIRSFGVKPGVVLNPHTPVETIQHILEDIDLVLFMTVNPGFGGQKFIPSVVPKVKQLSDMLKERGLSVDIEIDGGITPETIGVCAEAGATVFVAGSAIYNKEDRAAAIRDIREAGERALGK; this is encoded by the coding sequence ATGATCAAACTGGCACCGTCAATCCTATCAGCGGATTTCGCGAAATTAGGAGAAGAGATCAAAGAAGTGGAGCGGGGAGGCGCGGACTGGATCCATGTCGATGTAATGGACGGTCATTTCGTCCCGAACATCACGATCGGCCCGCTGATCGTCGAGGCGATCCGTCCGGTGACGGACCTGCCGCTCGATGTCCATCTGATGATCGAGGAACCGGACCGATATATCGAACAGTTCGCAAAAGCGGGCGCCGATTATATCACCGTCCATGTGGAAGCGTGCCGTCATCTGCACCGCACCGTCCAGCTTATCCGGTCGTTCGGTGTGAAGCCGGGCGTCGTGCTGAATCCCCATACCCCGGTGGAAACGATACAGCATATTCTGGAAGATATCGACCTGGTGCTGTTCATGACCGTCAATCCGGGATTCGGCGGGCAGAAGTTCATCCCGTCTGTCGTACCGAAAGTGAAGCAGTTGTCCGATATGCTGAAAGAACGCGGCCTGTCCGTAGACATCGAGATCGATGGCGGTATTACACCTGAAACGATCGGTGTCTGTGCGGAAGCGGGAGCTACTGTCTTCGTTGCAGGGTCCGCCATCTACAATAAGGAAGACCGCGCAGCGGCCATCCGCGATATCCGCGAAGCTGGCGAGCGGGCACTCGGCAAGTGA